A region of Corallincola holothuriorum DNA encodes the following proteins:
- a CDS encoding acyl-[ACP]--phospholipid O-acyltransferase, translating into MLKVKGYLPYLVMVFLNAFVDLGHKIVIQNTIFKTYDGSSQVILTAIINALILLPFILLFSPSGFISDKYPKQRVMQMSAWAAVGITLAITACYYLGWFWVAFAMTFLLALQSAIYSPAKYGYIKELLGKDRLARGNGVVQAITTISILGGIFAYSILFEGYLVDQPVDDTSHILMTIAPLGWSLVALSVIELLMAYRLPQTQPVDSKMSFDIKAYRRGTYLKENLTTVSRNSVIWLSIIGLTVFWAVSQVMLAAFPAFAKSVLSEDNTVVIQGLLACTGIGIMLGSLLAGRVSKHHIETGIIPLGAVGVALGLFLIPLISSTVSFALVFILIGVAGGLFIIPLNALIQFHAPEHESGRILAGNNFVQNVGMLSFLVMTVLLAMVGIDGAALIWLLCAVASLGALYTMWKLPQSLVRYLLAIIATRGYRLRVDGFKHIPEQGGVLMLGNHISWIDWAIVQIASPRPVRFVMEKSIYQRWYLNWFFRLFDVVPIASGDYRKSVARIAELLNQGEVVCLFPEGTISRNGQLAEFKHGYTKAAALANADVKILPFYLRGLWGSRFSRASAKLRSNREQGRRRDVVVSFGLPMAITTTPDELKRRVSELSVQAWQHYTKALPSVPAAWVRTASRVGGNTLLTDSDGKSLSGRRALAVTHLLANRLASQSKKRRVGVLLPASNGGALANMALLMRAKAVVNLNYTASLCALEGAITNADLDLVVTSKRFVKKLEKRGFAVEALFSSLHVIYLEDLFAKVSPWSVIWRQLLVTALPINLLQWLSVSKIDVERTAAIMFSSGSEGSPKGVKLSHRNLMANIKQVSDLLNTQDSDVMMGSLPLFHAFGLTVTTLMPMVEGIPLVSHPDPTDVSRISKAIARYDATLYCATSSILRLMTNSRQSHPLMLSSLRLVVSGAERLDSAVRDGFQNKYGQQVVEGYGTTETTPVASVNVPDQLDTRYWTVQKGNKPGTVGMALPGSSFRIVDPDSLALLPQGEAGLILIGGAQVMKGYLNDPERTADAVVEIDGIRWYKTGDKGWLDEDGFLTVVDRYSRFAKIAGEMVSLSAVEKSLSELLLPQFPELSLAVVAIADERKGERLVVLVDQDISLTELRQQCKIGELNNLFLPAAVIKVDGLPTLGSGKIDYQQVKALAVAM; encoded by the coding sequence ATGTTGAAGGTGAAAGGGTACCTACCCTATCTGGTGATGGTGTTTTTAAACGCGTTTGTCGATCTCGGGCATAAGATAGTGATCCAAAATACTATCTTTAAAACCTACGACGGCAGTTCACAAGTGATCCTCACTGCAATCATTAATGCCCTGATATTACTACCATTCATTTTACTATTTTCGCCATCTGGATTTATCTCAGACAAGTATCCGAAACAGCGGGTGATGCAGATGAGTGCCTGGGCCGCAGTCGGGATCACCTTGGCGATCACCGCTTGCTATTACCTTGGCTGGTTTTGGGTGGCATTCGCCATGACTTTTCTATTGGCCTTGCAAAGCGCGATCTATTCGCCAGCGAAGTATGGCTATATCAAAGAGCTACTAGGGAAAGATAGGTTGGCTCGAGGCAATGGTGTGGTGCAAGCGATCACGACGATCAGTATTTTGGGCGGAATTTTCGCTTACTCAATTCTGTTTGAGGGCTACCTTGTTGATCAGCCCGTGGATGATACCAGTCATATCTTAATGACTATTGCGCCGTTAGGTTGGAGTTTAGTTGCCTTGTCGGTGATCGAGTTGCTGATGGCCTACCGTTTGCCACAAACTCAGCCTGTCGACAGCAAGATGTCTTTTGATATCAAAGCGTATCGCCGTGGTACCTACCTGAAAGAGAATCTGACCACCGTTTCCCGCAACTCAGTGATTTGGCTCTCGATCATCGGCTTAACTGTATTCTGGGCGGTATCACAGGTGATGTTGGCAGCGTTTCCAGCGTTTGCAAAATCGGTGCTGTCGGAAGATAACACCGTGGTGATCCAAGGCTTATTAGCGTGCACCGGTATCGGGATCATGTTGGGATCGTTATTGGCTGGTCGCGTGTCTAAGCACCATATTGAAACGGGGATCATTCCTTTAGGTGCAGTTGGTGTGGCGCTCGGACTATTTTTAATCCCTCTTATCAGCTCTACGGTTAGCTTTGCATTGGTTTTTATCTTGATTGGTGTGGCTGGTGGCCTGTTCATTATCCCGCTCAATGCCCTGATCCAGTTTCATGCCCCAGAGCATGAGAGTGGTCGTATTTTGGCTGGAAACAACTTTGTGCAAAACGTGGGGATGTTGAGCTTCCTGGTGATGACCGTGTTACTGGCGATGGTCGGGATCGATGGTGCAGCATTGATCTGGCTGCTATGTGCTGTCGCCAGTTTGGGTGCGTTGTACACCATGTGGAAGCTACCGCAGTCTTTAGTGCGGTACCTGTTAGCGATTATCGCAACTCGGGGATATCGCTTGCGCGTCGATGGTTTTAAGCATATCCCAGAACAAGGTGGCGTCCTGATGCTGGGTAACCACATTAGTTGGATTGATTGGGCAATCGTGCAGATAGCTTCGCCACGCCCGGTGCGTTTTGTGATGGAAAAGAGCATATATCAGCGTTGGTATCTGAATTGGTTTTTCCGCTTGTTTGACGTCGTGCCGATCGCTTCTGGTGATTATCGGAAATCGGTTGCCCGGATCGCCGAACTGCTTAATCAAGGGGAGGTGGTGTGCTTGTTTCCCGAAGGAACCATTAGTCGCAATGGTCAGTTGGCCGAGTTTAAGCATGGTTATACCAAAGCTGCTGCGCTTGCCAATGCCGATGTTAAGATCTTGCCATTTTATCTGCGCGGGTTATGGGGGAGTCGTTTTAGTCGTGCCAGTGCCAAGTTAAGAAGTAACCGAGAGCAGGGACGTCGCCGTGATGTGGTGGTAAGTTTTGGCTTGCCAATGGCGATCACTACAACACCGGATGAGCTTAAGCGCAGGGTATCTGAACTGTCGGTACAAGCTTGGCAACATTACACCAAGGCGTTGCCGTCGGTGCCTGCTGCTTGGGTAAGAACGGCAAGCCGTGTCGGCGGCAACACGTTACTCACCGACAGTGATGGTAAGTCATTATCAGGTAGACGTGCGTTGGCTGTTACCCACTTATTGGCTAACCGCCTGGCATCTCAGAGCAAAAAACGTCGGGTGGGAGTTTTGCTGCCGGCCAGCAATGGTGGCGCTTTGGCTAATATGGCTCTGCTGATGCGTGCCAAGGCTGTCGTCAATTTGAATTATACCGCATCGCTTTGCGCCCTCGAGGGCGCGATAACCAATGCCGACCTAGATCTGGTGGTGACCTCTAAACGCTTCGTTAAAAAGCTAGAAAAGCGCGGCTTTGCCGTCGAAGCGCTGTTCTCTTCGTTGCATGTTATATATCTGGAAGATCTGTTTGCTAAGGTATCGCCGTGGTCGGTGATCTGGCGCCAGTTGTTGGTCACCGCATTGCCGATTAACTTGTTGCAGTGGTTGTCTGTGTCGAAGATTGATGTGGAGCGTACCGCAGCAATAATGTTCTCATCAGGGAGTGAAGGTTCGCCGAAAGGGGTGAAGCTGAGCCACCGTAATTTGATGGCAAACATTAAGCAGGTATCTGATCTGCTTAACACGCAGGACTCGGATGTGATGATGGGCTCCTTGCCGTTATTTCATGCCTTTGGCCTGACTGTGACCACGCTGATGCCAATGGTTGAAGGGATCCCGTTGGTGTCTCATCCTGACCCCACGGATGTGAGCAGGATAAGCAAGGCGATAGCCCGTTATGACGCAACATTGTACTGCGCTACTTCGAGCATATTGCGTTTGATGACCAACAGTCGCCAATCCCACCCGTTGATGCTGAGTTCACTGCGTCTGGTGGTGTCCGGGGCAGAGCGCTTAGACTCAGCGGTACGAGATGGTTTTCAGAACAAGTATGGGCAGCAGGTGGTCGAAGGCTATGGCACCACTGAAACAACCCCGGTTGCCAGTGTGAATGTTCCAGATCAACTGGATACCCGCTACTGGACAGTGCAGAAGGGCAATAAGCCGGGCACTGTCGGCATGGCGTTACCGGGTAGCAGCTTCCGCATTGTCGACCCAGATTCACTGGCGCTGTTGCCACAAGGAGAAGCGGGTCTGATCTTGATTGGGGGAGCGCAGGTGATGAAAGGGTATCTGAATGATCCAGAGCGCACCGCCGATGCAGTGGTCGAGATCGATGGGATCCGTTGGTATAAGACTGGTGATAAGGGGTGGTTAGATGAAGACGGTTTTCTCACCGTGGTTGATCGTTACTCTCGCTTTGCCAAAATCGCCGGTGAAATGGTGAGTTTAAGTGCTGTCGAAAAGAGCCTAAGCGAGTTGTTATTGCCGCAGTTCCCTGAGCTTTCTCTAGCGGTCGTCGCGATTGCTGATGAACGCAAAGGGGAACGCTTGGTGGTGTTAGTTGATCAGGATATTTCGCTTACCGAGTTGCGACAACAATGCAAAATCGGTGAGCTGAATAATCTGTTTTTACCCGCTGCGGTGATCAAGGTTGATGGGCTTCCTACCCTTGGTAGCGGCAAGATCGATTATCAACAGGTGAAAGCGCTCGCTGTCGCCATGTGA
- a CDS encoding polyamine ABC transporter substrate-binding protein produces the protein MIRLLRLLLIFAVIGWLPCATATATATATAPLKLYNWEYYSSERLFNHYRQVSGREIHELYFESDEERDRVLFGGRRKEFDIAVIDNQSIESYAAARIIAPLSQRIAALVEKQVPAVFADACHNYGVPYLWGSLGIAYRRSKVSSAIDSWLDLLRPEQSLTGGIVMLPDATELLIPALKAAGYSINSNDPEQLRQAYLLLQQQKQDVLAYANPLDVVEQEEGKEKLVATMLYNGDLDTLIELTGHEDWQYVVPKEGSAVWTDCLATLSGSEQEPAINQFFELLLTPQYAAWLSEDSGYATPVESAKSLLPKTLLDNTDIYLPADVREQSEYYGDVSASSDLRSRILLSVIR, from the coding sequence ATGATACGTCTCCTGCGACTTTTGTTGATCTTTGCCGTGATCGGTTGGTTACCTTGTGCCACCGCCACCGCCACCGCCACCGCCACCGCCCCGCTCAAACTATACAACTGGGAATACTATAGCTCTGAGCGTCTGTTTAACCATTATCGACAGGTCAGCGGGCGCGAGATCCATGAACTCTATTTTGAAAGTGACGAGGAACGAGATCGTGTGTTGTTTGGCGGGCGGCGAAAAGAGTTCGATATAGCGGTGATCGACAATCAATCGATAGAAAGCTATGCCGCCGCAAGGATTATTGCGCCGTTGAGTCAGCGCATTGCAGCCTTGGTGGAGAAACAAGTGCCAGCGGTGTTTGCCGATGCTTGCCACAACTATGGTGTGCCCTACCTTTGGGGTAGTTTGGGCATTGCTTATCGCCGTTCAAAAGTGTCGTCTGCGATAGATAGTTGGTTAGATCTGTTACGACCGGAGCAATCTCTCACAGGTGGCATTGTGATGTTGCCCGATGCGACAGAGCTATTAATCCCAGCATTAAAGGCTGCTGGGTATTCGATCAATAGCAATGATCCTGAGCAGTTGCGGCAAGCCTATCTTCTGCTGCAACAGCAAAAGCAAGATGTGCTGGCGTACGCCAACCCATTGGATGTGGTGGAACAGGAGGAGGGCAAAGAGAAGCTGGTGGCGACAATGCTATATAACGGTGACCTCGATACCTTGATAGAACTTACCGGGCATGAAGATTGGCAATATGTAGTACCTAAGGAGGGGAGTGCTGTTTGGACCGATTGCTTAGCCACGTTGAGTGGCTCAGAGCAAGAACCAGCGATCAACCAGTTTTTTGAGTTGTTGCTAACGCCTCAATATGCCGCTTGGTTGAGTGAAGACTCTGGCTATGCCACGCCCGTTGAGAGCGCAAAATCATTACTGCCGAAAACTCTGCTCGATAACACCGATATTTATCTTCCCGCTGATGTGCGGGAACAAAGTGAATATTATGGTGATGTGTCAGCATCGAGTGATCTGCGCTCGCGCATACTGCTGTCGGTTATACGATGA
- a CDS encoding putative bifunctional diguanylate cyclase/phosphodiesterase, with translation MKLESKFLLIILPSLFLTVSVLSVVEYWFLLQDDRQAVRQQVELQHRNWVRQGNQRLELEIAQLRAISKIGEMDDYLFTSNAKLREVSLKPRLMFALDELTRELSSFKRISLYDIEHQQLIMVGENVDPFADVDNANLALLQRLQAYPHSHVDSELRNNHGALTFRLAERFSPSLIRTSQSPAASHELYTLVAEVDRLDVADAIEELYLKQGIALLVFDRERRFIFGPTSMPWQVGNADLFQQLEQKLIRGQSLVLDDIGEFQLVSQLTSGNTISIAMVSESIENQDANAYLWRVILLLLVTFLLLFILLRWAIKRTVVKPLMMIRQRIRGVEEGIDEDVPLSKGVDELAELNNSFADMVTSVRQAKTALEKVAYSDRLTGLNNRLVLQRSLGEGLESKMALLILDIDRFKHLNETHGDKGGDQILKRLSELVQSMMAKPPFDELIDHRSYVARTAGNEFAILLFHANLELAESLAEQLVTALADPVVVGAGQVYLQVSIGIAASPQHTETVADLQKLAEAAKQQAKLKGGAQYQVFSQQIAEYLLEKEVIERALTTALEQDEFELFFQPYVCSKTGLIAGAEALLRWQSDSLGRVGPDKFIPVAEQSGLIYAIDRWVIEHACRSLAEILKTQQNSTFSMSVNVSNTHLQQPGLADFISGVVSAMALPPKQVEIEITETATADLDDRFLANANALKKLGVGLVLDDFGTGYTSLAHLGQLPVTKLKLDRTHTAEIGLKQPADTPGVAKIVLEFAHAYNLSVTAEGVENQQQLDFLNSEKCDFIQGYYLYKPMSFKQLLELLSGKG, from the coding sequence ATGAAGTTAGAGTCAAAATTTCTACTGATTATTCTGCCCAGCCTGTTTCTGACAGTCTCGGTGTTGTCTGTCGTTGAGTATTGGTTTTTGCTGCAAGATGACAGGCAGGCGGTACGGCAACAGGTGGAGCTGCAGCATCGAAATTGGGTTCGGCAGGGCAACCAGCGGTTAGAGCTTGAGATCGCCCAGTTAAGAGCCATCTCCAAAATTGGTGAGATGGATGATTATCTCTTTACCAGTAATGCAAAGTTGCGTGAAGTGAGCCTAAAGCCGCGGTTGATGTTTGCTTTGGATGAGCTGACCAGGGAGCTCAGTAGTTTTAAGCGTATCTCTCTTTATGACATTGAGCATCAGCAGCTCATTATGGTGGGGGAGAATGTTGACCCGTTTGCTGATGTCGATAATGCTAATCTTGCCCTGTTGCAACGGCTGCAGGCATACCCACATAGTCATGTTGATTCCGAACTGAGAAATAATCATGGCGCGTTGACTTTCAGATTAGCTGAGCGTTTTTCCCCTTCATTAATCAGAACCAGCCAGTCGCCAGCGGCTAGCCACGAGCTCTATACTTTAGTTGCTGAAGTGGATCGCCTCGATGTCGCTGATGCAATTGAAGAGCTTTATCTAAAGCAAGGGATCGCCCTGCTAGTTTTTGATCGTGAACGGCGTTTTATCTTTGGTCCCACCTCGATGCCATGGCAGGTGGGAAATGCTGATCTTTTCCAACAACTCGAACAGAAATTGATCCGTGGTCAGTCATTGGTTCTGGATGATATTGGTGAATTTCAACTGGTCTCGCAGTTAACCTCAGGGAACACCATCTCTATCGCCATGGTGTCAGAGAGCATCGAAAATCAAGATGCCAACGCGTATTTATGGCGCGTTATCTTGCTGTTATTAGTTACTTTCCTGTTGCTGTTTATTCTGTTGCGCTGGGCGATCAAGCGTACGGTGGTAAAGCCGTTGATGATGATCAGACAGCGTATCCGTGGCGTAGAGGAGGGCATCGATGAAGATGTTCCCCTCTCCAAGGGGGTTGATGAGCTTGCAGAGCTCAATAATAGCTTTGCTGATATGGTGACATCAGTGCGGCAAGCGAAGACAGCACTGGAAAAAGTCGCTTACTCTGATCGTCTTACGGGCCTCAACAATCGCCTAGTATTGCAACGCTCCTTGGGGGAAGGGTTAGAAAGCAAGATGGCTCTGTTGATCCTCGATATTGATAGGTTCAAGCATTTGAACGAGACCCATGGGGACAAAGGGGGCGATCAAATACTGAAGCGCCTAAGTGAACTTGTGCAATCGATGATGGCTAAGCCACCATTTGACGAACTGATCGATCATCGGAGTTATGTTGCGCGTACCGCTGGTAATGAATTTGCGATTTTGTTGTTCCATGCCAATCTTGAGCTGGCTGAATCGTTGGCTGAGCAATTGGTCACGGCGTTAGCGGATCCTGTGGTTGTGGGTGCCGGACAGGTGTATCTACAAGTCTCTATCGGTATTGCTGCAAGTCCGCAACACACAGAGACGGTGGCGGATTTACAGAAATTGGCTGAAGCTGCAAAACAGCAGGCGAAGCTAAAAGGTGGTGCTCAGTATCAGGTGTTTAGCCAGCAGATCGCTGAATACCTGTTAGAAAAAGAGGTGATTGAAAGAGCGTTGACGACGGCGTTAGAGCAGGATGAATTTGAACTGTTTTTTCAACCCTATGTGTGTAGCAAAACTGGACTCATTGCCGGTGCAGAGGCATTGTTGAGATGGCAAAGCGACAGTTTAGGCCGTGTCGGGCCAGACAAGTTCATTCCAGTGGCAGAACAGTCGGGGTTGATCTATGCGATTGATCGTTGGGTGATTGAGCATGCTTGCCGGTCATTGGCTGAGATCCTAAAAACTCAGCAAAATTCTACGTTTTCCATGTCCGTTAATGTATCAAACACCCATCTGCAGCAACCCGGATTGGCAGATTTTATCTCCGGTGTTGTTTCGGCGATGGCGTTACCACCCAAGCAGGTTGAGATTGAGATCACGGAAACCGCGACCGCTGATTTGGACGACCGCTTTTTGGCGAATGCCAATGCATTGAAGAAACTTGGGGTTGGCTTAGTACTGGATGATTTTGGTACCGGCTATACATCCCTTGCGCATTTAGGCCAACTGCCTGTGACAAAGCTCAAGCTTGATCGGACTCATACTGCTGAGATTGGTTTGAAGCAGCCCGCAGATACCCCTGGGGTAGCCAAAATAGTGCTGGAGTTTGCCCATGCCTACAATCTCTCAGTTACCGCCGAGGGCGTAGAAAATCAGCAACAGCTAGACTTTTTGAACAGCGAAAAATGTGATTTTATTCAAGGGTACTACCTTTATAAACCGATGAGTTTTAAACAGCTTTTAGAGTTGCTAAGCGGCAAAGGTTAA
- a CDS encoding cupin domain-containing protein, with the protein MKLSRYVYTEQEFHQQEETPVYHREIGPVVFKQGDEVATVKYEPCHSNAEYSDYRQGQGRVWTKWLLSEDGNKAEGISESGINMFADFYMEPGASIGQHQHSDKEEIYYLLEGTLKISVEDAEGGCTERTLMPGDMHFIRLGQSHAALAGSEGARVVSVCVKG; encoded by the coding sequence ATGAAACTGTCCAGATACGTCTATACCGAACAGGAATTTCATCAGCAGGAGGAAACCCCTGTTTATCATCGCGAGATAGGGCCTGTGGTATTTAAACAGGGTGACGAGGTGGCGACCGTGAAGTATGAGCCTTGCCATAGTAACGCCGAGTATAGCGATTATCGGCAGGGCCAAGGGCGGGTTTGGACTAAATGGTTGTTAAGTGAAGATGGCAACAAAGCGGAAGGGATATCCGAGTCGGGTATCAACATGTTTGCTGATTTCTATATGGAACCGGGGGCAAGTATTGGACAGCATCAGCATAGCGATAAGGAAGAGATCTACTATCTGCTGGAAGGTACATTGAAGATTTCCGTGGAAGATGCTGAGGGCGGTTGTACGGAGCGGACCCTAATGCCAGGCGATATGCACTTCATTCGGTTAGGTCAGTCCCATGCGGCGTTAGCTGGAAGTGAAGGAGCGCGGGTGGTAAGTGTTTGTGTTAAAGGGTAA
- a CDS encoding uracil-xanthine permease family protein, with product MNFTLPLLGAQILLTAFGALVLVPILTGLSPNIALLGAGVGTLIFQLCTKRQIPIFLGSSFAFIVPIQLGISQFGLSATLGGLMAAGLVFVLASALVRLRGIQIIEKLLPPVVVGPVIMVIGLALAPVAVNMALGKTGDGAVQLIELDTALIISSVALLTTVGVAVYAKGLLKLMPIIAGAVVGYLLSLALGVVDFTPVGAAPWIAAPDFATPSFDWRAILLIAPVGLIVVVEHFGDILAISNVTGKNFVEKPGIDRSLLGDGLATMAAASFGGPPVVSYGECTGAVALTKSYNPVIMTWAACFAIGLAFVGKTGALLQTIPVPVMGGILCLLFGSIAAIGMNTLVRSQVDLAKARNLAIVSITLVFGIGGMSISAGDFTLKGVGLCGIVAILLNLVLPQEKSAAK from the coding sequence ATGAACTTCACTTTGCCTCTGCTCGGGGCACAAATATTACTGACCGCGTTTGGTGCGCTGGTATTGGTGCCTATCCTTACGGGTTTATCACCGAATATCGCCTTATTAGGAGCGGGTGTAGGTACGCTGATTTTCCAGTTATGCACCAAGCGTCAGATCCCGATTTTTCTTGGTAGTTCGTTCGCGTTTATTGTTCCTATTCAACTGGGCATTTCCCAATTTGGTTTGTCCGCGACATTGGGCGGTTTGATGGCGGCCGGTTTGGTGTTTGTCCTTGCCAGTGCGCTTGTTCGATTACGTGGGATCCAGATCATTGAAAAGCTGCTGCCGCCAGTGGTCGTCGGTCCGGTGATCATGGTGATAGGTTTGGCGCTTGCGCCTGTTGCTGTGAACATGGCTTTGGGTAAAACCGGCGATGGCGCAGTGCAATTGATTGAACTCGATACAGCGCTGATTATCTCATCGGTGGCCTTGCTAACGACGGTTGGTGTGGCGGTTTATGCCAAAGGCTTGTTAAAGCTGATGCCGATTATCGCGGGCGCAGTGGTGGGCTATCTGCTGTCGTTGGCGCTGGGCGTCGTTGATTTTACTCCTGTTGGTGCAGCGCCTTGGATCGCGGCCCCTGATTTTGCCACGCCGTCTTTCGACTGGCGGGCCATCTTGTTGATTGCGCCAGTGGGACTGATTGTCGTGGTCGAACATTTTGGTGACATTTTGGCGATAAGCAACGTGACCGGAAAGAACTTTGTCGAAAAACCGGGGATTGACCGTTCTTTGTTGGGCGATGGTTTGGCTACTATGGCTGCAGCCAGTTTTGGTGGGCCGCCAGTGGTTAGTTATGGCGAGTGTACCGGTGCGGTGGCACTGACTAAATCTTATAATCCCGTCATTATGACCTGGGCGGCTTGTTTTGCTATTGGTTTGGCTTTTGTCGGCAAAACCGGTGCCTTGTTGCAGACCATCCCAGTACCTGTCATGGGCGGTATTCTTTGTCTGTTATTCGGGTCTATTGCAGCCATTGGGATGAATACCCTGGTGCGTAGTCAGGTGGATCTAGCGAAAGCGCGTAACTTAGCTATCGTGTCGATAACGCTCGTCTTTGGCATTGGTGGAATGAGCATCAGCGCGGGCGACTTTACGCTTAAAGGGGTAGGGCTTTGCGGTATTGTGGCTATCCTTCTTAACCTCGTGTTGCCGCAAGAGAAATCTGCAGCGAAATAA
- the upp gene encoding uracil phosphoribosyltransferase: protein MAVYEIQHPLVKHKLGLMRVRDISTKHFRELCGEIGTLLTYEATRHLETETIDVESWSGESVPVTNIKGKKITLVPILRAGLGMLDGVISLLPNAKVSVVGLYRDEETLEPVAYFDKIVADVPERTALILDPMLATGGTLIATIDLLKQKGCTQIMGLFLVASPEGIAKLEAAHPDVDIYVASVDEYLNDKGYIMPGLGDAGDKIFGTK, encoded by the coding sequence ATGGCAGTCTATGAAATCCAACATCCTTTGGTAAAACATAAATTGGGTCTGATGCGGGTGCGTGACATCAGCACCAAACACTTCCGCGAACTTTGTGGTGAGATCGGCACTTTACTCACCTATGAAGCCACCCGACACTTAGAAACAGAAACCATTGATGTTGAAAGCTGGAGCGGCGAGAGCGTGCCAGTGACAAATATCAAGGGCAAAAAGATCACCTTGGTACCTATTCTGCGCGCCGGACTCGGCATGTTAGATGGGGTCATTAGCCTGCTCCCCAATGCCAAAGTGAGTGTCGTCGGTCTATACCGAGATGAAGAAACCCTTGAGCCTGTGGCTTACTTCGACAAAATTGTCGCCGATGTACCTGAGCGCACAGCACTGATCCTAGACCCTATGTTGGCAACAGGCGGTACGCTGATCGCCACAATTGACCTGCTAAAGCAGAAAGGCTGCACCCAGATCATGGGACTGTTCTTGGTTGCGTCGCCAGAGGGGATTGCCAAGCTTGAAGCTGCCCATCCAGATGTAGATATCTATGTCGCGTCGGTCGACGAGTACCTCAACGATAAGGGCTATATTATGCCTGGCTTAGGCGATGCCGGAGATAAGATATTCGGCACCAAATAA
- a CDS encoding Re/Si-specific NAD(P)(+) transhydrogenase subunit alpha, which produces MKIGVPREVMSGEQRVALTPDTAEKLQKLGFELAIEAGAGAAASFTDDAYSAAGVEVITDTAALWRGADIIFKVNPPMVDPATGNDEAELLKPEQTLISFFWPAQNEDRLKVLAEKNINLLAMDSVPRISRAQSLDALSSMANISGYRAVVEAAHEFGRFFTGQITAAGKVPPAKVLVIGAGVAGLAAIGAAGSLGAEVRAFDTRPEVAEQIESMGGTFLRLDYEEEDTGAGDGYAKEMSKAFIEAEMKLFAEQAAEVDIIITTAAIPGRPAPKLILAEMVESMKPGSVIVDLAALTGGNCELTEPGEAVVKHDVTIIGYTDIPSRLPAQSSQLYGTNLVNLMKLLCLEKDGNIDINFDDEVLRGVTVAKAGEVTWPAPPIKVSAQPQQPAAEVAAPEPVEEAKPKPWLKPAMLAVGAGLFGWVAQNAPSDFLAHFTVFVLACVVGYYVVWGVAHALHTPLMSVTNAISGIIIVGGLVQMNSDSPLILALSGFAILIATINIVGGFTVTQRMLKMFQRD; this is translated from the coding sequence ATGAAAATCGGTGTGCCACGAGAAGTGATGTCAGGTGAACAGCGCGTAGCGTTGACGCCAGATACTGCTGAGAAGCTGCAGAAACTGGGTTTTGAACTCGCTATTGAAGCGGGTGCCGGTGCGGCGGCAAGTTTTACCGATGACGCATACAGTGCGGCAGGTGTTGAAGTAATCACCGACACAGCGGCGCTGTGGCGTGGTGCGGATATTATATTTAAAGTCAATCCGCCTATGGTTGATCCGGCAACCGGCAACGACGAAGCCGAGTTGTTAAAACCAGAGCAGACTCTGATTAGCTTCTTCTGGCCAGCTCAGAACGAAGATCGCCTGAAAGTGTTAGCAGAGAAAAATATCAATCTGTTAGCGATGGACAGTGTGCCTCGTATCTCCCGTGCTCAGTCATTGGATGCTTTGAGCTCCATGGCGAATATCTCAGGCTATCGTGCTGTGGTTGAGGCGGCCCATGAGTTTGGCCGTTTCTTTACTGGTCAGATAACGGCAGCAGGTAAAGTTCCTCCGGCCAAAGTGTTGGTGATTGGTGCTGGTGTTGCTGGATTGGCAGCGATTGGTGCTGCGGGCAGTTTGGGGGCTGAAGTACGTGCATTTGATACTCGCCCTGAAGTAGCTGAGCAGATCGAATCGATGGGCGGTACATTCTTACGCCTCGATTATGAAGAAGAAGATACTGGTGCCGGTGATGGCTACGCCAAAGAGATGTCTAAGGCGTTTATTGAAGCGGAAATGAAACTGTTCGCTGAGCAGGCCGCCGAAGTCGACATTATCATCACCACTGCCGCTATTCCTGGTCGTCCGGCACCTAAATTGATTTTGGCTGAGATGGTCGAATCAATGAAGCCAGGCTCAGTCATCGTTGATTTGGCTGCACTGACCGGTGGTAACTGTGAATTAACTGAGCCTGGTGAAGCGGTCGTCAAGCATGACGTCACTATCATCGGGTATACCGATATTCCATCGCGCCTACCGGCACAATCCAGTCAGCTTTATGGCACCAACCTGGTGAACTTGATGAAGCTGCTGTGCTTGGAAAAAGACGGCAATATCGACATTAACTTCGACGATGAAGTCCTGCGTGGCGTCACCGTTGCCAAAGCGGGTGAAGTTACCTGGCCTGCGCCACCCATTAAGGTCAGTGCTCAGCCACAACAGCCTGCAGCAGAAGTGGCTGCGCCTGAGCCTGTGGAAGAGGCAAAACCTAAGCCTTGGCTTAAGCCTGCCATGCTTGCAGTGGGTGCCGGACTGTTTGGTTGGGTTGCTCAGAATGCACCGAGCGATTTTCTGGCACACTTTACCGTGTTTGTTCTTGCCTGTGTGGTGGGATACTACGTGGTTTGGGGCGTCGCCCATGCCTTACACACGCCGTTGATGAGTGTGACGAATGCTATTTCCGGCATCATCATTGTTGGTGGCTTGGTCCAGATGAATTCCGATAGTCCGCTGATCCTAGCGCTATCGGGCTTTGCCATTTTAATCGCGACGATCAACATTGTTGGTGGCTTCACCGTCACGCAACGCATGTTGAAAATGTTCCAGCGCGACTGA